In Drechmeria coniospora strain ARSEF 6962 chromosome 03, whole genome shotgun sequence, the DNA window AAATTCCAGACGAGTATCTCGCAGCTGCAGTAACGCCCACCATGACGAGAGTTGGGGGCCGACTCGATCATGAACCGTCCAACCCACACCAAGGTTCATTTTCCCCAATCCCAAGAAATAGCCCAGCAACAATGGCGCCGGAGCGGCCACAAAGGCAGATTGAGAAGGAACAGATGCCTGGACCGGATTCTTGGCACAAAACATTTGCTCATTCTACCAAGGACGGGATTGACGCTCATTGGGACGCTCTCCAAGATATCCAGAAAACTTCCTTTGCAACACCAAACGCCGCAAGGACGCCGAATCAAGCCGCCGACCGGAAATCCGGGCAGGACGATGTGCGCGGGGACACGGGTCGCCTGACTGACGAGGTTCTCAACCTGTACGAAGACTCGTTTTCTGAGATCCCTGAGCAGATCCTCGCCGCGGCTGCCCCGGGTGAGCGAGAAGAGGTGGACAGAATAGGGGACGATGAGCTGCGCCATGATGCCCCTCGAGTGCAGGAGGGAGTACGCCACCAGCGAGAGATTCTCCTCCACCAACAGCAGGGCAAGTCCCAGCATGACGAGCCCCGGCATGACGGGTCCCAGCATGAAGAGTCCCAGCATGACGAGGCGTTATCGGGGGGGCACAGCGAGCGCGGGCATGACCAGCAACGGGTGGAAGTGGACAGTCCCTCGGGCCAGCAGAACAGGCAACTTCAGCACCATCAGGACACCAATGATCTTGCCGAGTTGGAGGAACCGCCGGTTCCTTCTGATGCACATTCAGCCGTGCTCTCGGACACGGGACGTATGCCAACGCCAAATAATGCGCGTTCAAAAGCTGGAACTGAGGGTCCGGGGGATGAATGGCAAAGCTTACACCGAGTCTCTCCCAAACTGGCCTCTCCAGGAAGTCGAGTTGCAATGGACGAGGGCACCAAACCACCGCCCGAGCTGGATGAGCCGGAACAGGACGGCGAAGGGTCCGACGCCCACCCCGAGTTGAGCGAGTCGCTGGGAATAGCAAAGGCTTCAACTCATTTCGTTGACCAAACCCCGGCGGACCAGAATTCGTCTCCTCTCCCGGAATCGCCCTCCCTGCAGCAAGATGGCTTGCAGGACAAGACCGTTCGGCCAGTTTTTTCTGCCATCCTGAGGGCCGGACGAATGCTTCAGAGTATCACTTCAgatccgccatcgcccgaaGGTCGTGAGAAACACCTAGGCAGTCCCTTCAGGAGCTCTGGCAGCAAGGAATCTTGGAATGGGTCCAGGGATAGCCAGAACAGCCGGCGTAGGAGCAGGAGCCCCCAGCGACCGATGGCCTTTGCGGAACCGGCGACAGCCAGCGACAGGCCTGCGAGCAGGGAGCGAGTTGACGACGCCCCTCAAAGCATGGGCGAGGGTGCCTTTGCACGTGCGACCAGGattggcgccgtcgaccgagCATCCGAGGACAAGTCGCCATCTAGGGGTTCGGCAGCTAGCTCTATGCATATCACGCCCCCAAGCGACGGGGCGCTGAGCTGGGTTGTTGAGGAGGGACCGATCAGCCCCCGACTGCGAGGGGACAGTTCGCTTCAGCAAGCATATCGTCACTCCGTTGCGAAGTATGCCGCGTCTCCTGGCCTCGTCAATGATGTGGTTGGCGAAGCGACTAGGACAAACCAGGAGAGCGAGGCCGGTTCGGACGACGGGACGGACATTTGGGAGTTGGAAGCGCGAAGGGAGACGCCCAAGCAAATCGCGTCGAAGCAGGAATCGTCGATGCTGGGTGGGACGGTGAGTCGAGACGACTTGTCGCGAATGGCCGCTGGGGGGGAAGGAGATGATTTTGGTGACGACCAAGAGATGCCGCAACAGGAAATGCCGCAGCAGGGGATGCCGCAACAGGAGGTGCCGCAGCAGGAGATGCTGCAACAGGAGATGCCACAGCAAGAGGCGGCACAGCAAGATCCGAAACGAACGGCCCATCGGCAGGAACCCTTTGGAACTCGGGTCCGCCGTGGCGGGCGACCGCTCCCTGGGAACAGGAAAACCATACCGGAGCCAGCGGGCTCGACAAAGGATGTCGCCGTGGCCAAGGAGCACCCCTCGAcaggcgacgaggggcaTGGGGATGGGGACGCTCTCGCATTGCCGCAAGCCAGCGATGCGGACGAGTTCTCGATACTGGCCCGCTATCAACAGAGCGAAGAAGTGGACAAGAAACTGGAATCAGCCTCGAAGCGCTTCGAGCTGACGAGCTTCTTCTCTTCCCCAGCCATCATCCCTGCCATGATGGCCAACAAGCCTCCGCCAGCAAACACGAGAgtgacggccaagacgagcCGGCCAGGCCAACAGTCGCCTATTCAGGCGGCTTCCTCCTTCATGCCCACGCGCTCCATGTTCCCACAAGGGCCGCCGAAGGATATTCTTCCGGAAGCAAACACCAGCCGCGAGCTGTTCCCATCCGCTCGCTCCGGCCCCGACCCGGCAGAGAAGGGGTTGGCGACACCCCTTTTTTCGAatcctcgacgccggtcGACTTCTCCCATGGAGGAGAGCATTGTTACATCGGTGGATGTGATGAGGAAGACCTTtacgccgcggccgcggccccCAAGCCCGTCCTTCTTCCGGGCATCGACGCAGCATGCCGTCACGGAAACACCGCCGCGGATGCAGCTTTCCCATGCCGACATTCATCGGTGGCAGCAAGAGACGTCCAACGCGAGCGACGAGTCGCCTGCCCCTGGCCGTCTGCTTCGACCGTTGCCGCCCAAGaacgcatcgccgacgaAATCAAGCCTGCGCTCGCCGCTGAAGCCCCGCACGCCCGGGCGAGTCGTCGAGTTTACGAGCAGCGTTCTGTCGCCGGCGGAACAAGCCAGGGCGCGGCAGGAGCTCCGCCTGTCCAATTCATTGATCTCGGAGcagtcgccatcgccatcaccagCCATGCCCGCCCAGTCAGCAGTTTCCTTTTCCGTCCcgtacgacgacggtgaggacgacgacgaagaggaggaggaagaggaagagcaggaagaggagcagccggaagacgaagagcaggaagaggaagagcagGAAGAGGAAGGGCAGGAAGCGGAGAGTAGTAGTACGGACCCGGACCCGGGTAGCGGCAGCACCAGCGCCAGCACAGCCAGCGGCGACAACGACGCAGAAAGGACCAAGTCCGCAGGCACCGGTCCTCTCTCGATGCAAAGGAGTGCCCCTGGACCCCAGAAGCGGTTCCAAACCAACTTGATggaccaccaccacctctcCCGAACCCGTTGGTCGCGGGACCACTGGCTTCTCCTGAGCGCCTgtctccggcggcggcgcaagGGGCGTTTCGAAGCAGGCCCCAACAGCTTGCTGAGGAGGTACCTCGGCCGAATGGTCAAGAGTCGAGGCCAGGAAGTTCGGCTCGAGCCGTGGCACATCGAATGCATGGAGGCCTTTGTCAGCGAGATGGGCGGCTGGAACGAAGCAGAGCTCGCCAAGAGATTCGTTGCCCTCTTGCTGGgtgagaggaggagggcacGGCTTCGGGCCCAGTCTGAGGTTATGTTTACCTgacaacggcgacgacgacgacgacgacgaaaacTATGACGACCATCGACTGCATATTTTGGAATCGACTTTGCGCTGAGCGTTCATTGTCTGGGAAGCACCGGCGTTTTTACGGTTgcatgtgtgtgtgtgtgtggcTATAGGCCGGATGACAGGATTGAATACCCCCTACCCATTTGTTTGCGTGCGTGCAAGGGGTTTTGTTTGTTTCATTGGCTTTAGAGATACCACCATTCGCATGCAGGgatacctacagtagttgtCTATTTCTTGAACAAGTGTATTGAACGGAGCACGCAAAAGGTGCGCATCAGCGGTTGCTATTCATGTTCACACTGCATGCGTGACATTACGAGACGGCTCTGGctggcatcgtcgtctcAGACGACATTTTTTACGTGACAGGCCACAGGCTACAATACAAGGCAGACACGGACTTTCTCTCTCCGGGTCACCGATTCCACTTCCTCCTCCCGCCCCCGTCCCGTTACCCCGTCACGGCCTACTCCAGCATGGAGGCCTGGTTCGTGTagaggacgtcgacgacgccgctcaGCTTCTCGATggtggcgagggcggcgtcgtaAGACTCGTCGCGGTGGGTCTCGTCGTAGATGATGAGGCAGCCGGCGCCCtggtcgaggacgccgatgaTGACCTTGTCGAGTATCATCTGGGAGAGCTTGCGCTCGACCTGCTGGGTGTCGAGGCCGACCATCTTGGCGATGTGGTCCATCTCGACGCGGGAGAAGGGCTCAATGACCTTGATGAGGTTCTGCTCAAGCATGGCATCGTAGAGCCGGCGGAGGTGGTTGCGGATGAAGGCGTCGCTGCCGAGCTCGTACCGGTACGACGAGAGGGCGCGCTCGTACTCCTCGAGGGACCGGTTCGCGTGGGCGCGGGCGATGGCCTTCATGGCCTCGAGGTTCTTGCCGGCGTACTTGAGGGCTGGCTTGGAGGCCATGAGCTggttgacgtcgtcgacgaggttgagCATGATCTTGCAGAGCAGCATGTACTGGAGGGCGGCCTGGGCCCTTGAAgtctcgtcgaggctgccgtagccgtcgagggcctcgatGAAGTAGGAAAAGGCCGTGTTGAAgtccttgtcctcggcgTGGAGCATGCCGCTCTGCATGTCGAGGTTGGCCTGCAGCAGGGGCGGCGTGTAGacgctggcggccgaggtgcggGCCGTGGTGAGGGCGGCGCGGGCCTTGGGGATGTTGCCGAGGGAGTGGTAGACGCGGGACTCGAGGAgctggacctcgacgagacgaagcttgtcgtcgagccgcTTGAGCTCGCGCAAGAGACCGTTGATGAGGGTGAGGGCGTCGTAGAAGGATTGCTTGGCCATatggagggcgacgaggcggaccTCGAGGTCCTGGCGCTGGAAGGCACGCcgctcggccgtggcccACTCGATGCAGTCCTTTGTGATGAGAACTTCGACGTCGGTGCTGTCGGGGATGCCCTTGAAAAGGTCGAGAAGCTGCCGCACTGTCCGGCCTGTCAGCCCATCCTCACGAACGAA includes these proteins:
- a CDS encoding 26S proteasome non-ATPase regulatory subunit 11, with the protein product MAAADSSRLLEAQKLAKMDPRKAEAIYKDITSKAPQATSDAATREYESALVSLGELYRDEKKTQELVDLVRESRTVFSSFAKAKSSKLVRQLLDLFKGIPDSTDVEVLITKDCIEWATAERRAFQRQDLEVRLVALHMAKQSFYDALTLINGLLRELKRLDDKLRLVEVQLLESRVYHSLGNIPKARAALTTARTSAASVYTPPLLQANLDMQSGMLHAEDKDFNTAFSYFIEALDGYGSLDETSRAQAALQYMLLCKIMLNLVDDVNQLMASKPALKYAGKNLEAMKAIARAHANRSLEEYERALSSYRYELGSDAFIRNHLRRLYDAMLEQNLIKVIEPFSRVEMDHIAKMVGLDTQQVERKLSQMILDKVIIGVLDQGAGCLIIYDETHRDESYDAALATIEKLSGVVDVLYTNQASMLE